The following coding sequences lie in one Kingella potus genomic window:
- a CDS encoding lysophospholipid acyltransferase family protein, whose protein sequence is MLLARNLLHWLILVASLISMFPFILLAAPVPNGAHFVARQWVKVLMWSLKHVVGLKYRLTGAENIPARPAIICAKHQSGWETLALQEIFPPQVFVAKRELFKIPFFGWGLKIVKTIGIERGSAQASTQLAKQGRARRDEGYWITIFPEGTRVAPGAQGRYKSGAARMAKLFEMDIVPVALNSGEFWPKDSFLKYSGTVDVIVGEPIPYGSGSEAELMRRCEEWIEARQQEINGKGPMAAKDTPPQ, encoded by the coding sequence ATGCTGCTGGCGCGTAACCTTCTGCACTGGCTGATACTCGTCGCCAGCCTGATTTCCATGTTTCCGTTTATCCTGCTGGCCGCGCCCGTTCCCAACGGCGCACACTTTGTCGCGCGGCAGTGGGTGAAAGTGCTGATGTGGTCGCTCAAGCACGTCGTCGGCCTGAAATACCGCCTCACCGGCGCGGAAAACATTCCCGCGCGTCCCGCCATCATCTGCGCCAAACACCAGAGCGGGTGGGAAACGCTGGCCTTGCAGGAAATCTTTCCGCCACAGGTGTTTGTCGCCAAACGCGAGCTGTTTAAAATACCCTTTTTCGGCTGGGGCTTGAAAATCGTCAAAACCATAGGCATCGAGCGCGGCAGCGCGCAGGCCAGCACCCAGCTTGCCAAACAGGGGCGGGCGCGGCGCGACGAGGGCTACTGGATCACGATTTTCCCCGAAGGCACGCGCGTTGCCCCGGGCGCACAGGGACGCTACAAAAGCGGCGCGGCACGGATGGCGAAGCTGTTTGAAATGGACATTGTGCCCGTTGCCCTCAACAGCGGCGAGTTTTGGCCGAAAGATTCGTTTCTCAAATATTCCGGCACGGTGGACGTGATTGTCGGCGAACCCATTCCCTACGGCAGCGGCAGCGAGGCCGAGCTGATGCGCCGCTGCGAGGAATGGATAGAGGCGCGGCAGCAGGAAATCAACGGCAAAGGGCCGATGGCCGCCAAAGACACGCCGCCGCAGTAA
- the gmhB gene encoding D-glycero-beta-D-manno-heptose 1,7-bisphosphate 7-phosphatase, whose translation MKLIILDRDGVINQDRDDFVKSADEWVPLDGSMDAIAFLTQAGYTIAVATNQSGIGRGFFTMQQLNEMHAKMHKLVRQAGGEIDGIWFCPHTAAAECNCRKPQSGMVEDILARFNAKAADTYMAGDSLRDVQAAAGAGCRPVLVLSGKGKKTLAESADRLPQGTQVFDNLSAFAQYLMERQRQNEEAGHAAGA comes from the coding sequence ATGAAACTGATTATTCTCGACCGCGACGGCGTAATCAACCAAGACCGCGACGATTTCGTCAAGTCCGCCGACGAGTGGGTGCCGCTCGATGGCAGTATGGACGCAATCGCCTTTCTCACGCAGGCGGGCTACACCATCGCCGTTGCCACCAACCAATCGGGTATCGGGCGTGGTTTTTTCACGATGCAGCAGTTGAACGAGATGCACGCCAAAATGCACAAGCTGGTGCGGCAGGCGGGCGGCGAAATCGACGGCATCTGGTTCTGCCCGCATACCGCCGCCGCCGAATGCAACTGCCGCAAGCCCCAAAGCGGCATGGTGGAGGACATTCTCGCCCGCTTCAACGCCAAGGCGGCCGACACCTATATGGCGGGCGACAGCCTGCGCGACGTACAGGCTGCGGCGGGCGCGGGCTGCCGTCCGGTGCTGGTGCTGAGCGGCAAAGGGAAAAAAACGCTGGCCGAATCGGCAGACAGGCTGCCGCAGGGCACGCAGGTGTTCGACAACCTTTCCGCCTTCGCCCAATATCTGATGGAGCGGCAGCGGCAGAACGAGGAGGCAGGCCATGCTGCTGGCGCGTAA
- a CDS encoding DUF4190 domain-containing protein, producing the protein MRLNRQSALRRTNILAPVSLVCGILAWTLLPFFAALAAMFCGHVAHAKSKRLNVGGRGMAMAGMVLGYSGLAAAAILFGAWVALPEGKSLFGGSGKDKPAVTEHRPSERPFAIKPAAPKSSVEKPLPAVIPPQAEVILAAQKTVAERLQNGEPLDEINESFVQAEDRNSHWQSIEAKQGSIIVTPKPDKHGFSRQIILLSAQEEGRLTWSCIGELEEAVEQTVCR; encoded by the coding sequence ATGCGCCTCAACCGACAGTCCGCCCTGCGCCGTACCAACATCCTCGCCCCCGTCAGCCTGGTCTGCGGCATACTTGCGTGGACGCTGCTCCCCTTCTTTGCCGCCCTCGCCGCCATGTTTTGCGGCCACGTTGCCCATGCCAAAAGCAAACGGCTCAACGTCGGCGGGCGCGGCATGGCGATGGCCGGTATGGTACTCGGCTACTCCGGACTGGCCGCCGCCGCCATCCTCTTCGGCGCATGGGTGGCCTTGCCCGAGGGCAAAAGCCTGTTCGGCGGCAGCGGCAAGGACAAGCCTGCCGTAACGGAACACAGGCCGTCTGAAAGGCCGTTTGCCATAAAGCCCGCCGCACCCAAATCCTCCGTTGAGAAGCCCCTGCCCGCCGTTATCCCGCCGCAGGCGGAGGTTATTCTCGCCGCACAGAAAACCGTGGCCGAACGGCTGCAAAACGGCGAGCCGCTCGACGAAATCAACGAAAGTTTCGTTCAAGCCGAAGACCGCAACAGCCATTGGCAGAGCATCGAAGCCAAACAGGGCAGCATCATCGTTACCCCCAAGCCCGACAAACACGGCTTCTCCCGCCAAATCATCCTGCTGTCCGCGCAGGAAGAAGGGCGGCTTACCTGGTCGTGCATCGGCGAATTGGAAGAAGCGGTCGAGCAGACCGTCTGCCGCTGA
- the secB gene encoding protein-export chaperone SecB, whose product MSEQENKQENSKQDNQAEAQPVFSVEKIYVKDLSLEVPHAPQIFLEQGEPNVEMRISTQSDKLEEGYYNVAVTVTVTARLGEERVMFLNEVTQSGIFRLENIPADDEKLLLGVACPNILFPYARETVSSTITRAGFPPVILAPINFEAMFQQQQEQGNA is encoded by the coding sequence ATGAGCGAGCAAGAAAACAAACAGGAAAACAGCAAACAGGACAATCAGGCCGAAGCGCAACCTGTTTTCAGCGTTGAAAAAATCTATGTCAAAGACCTGTCCCTCGAAGTGCCGCACGCGCCGCAGATCTTCCTCGAACAGGGCGAGCCCAATGTCGAAATGCGCATTTCCACCCAGAGCGACAAGCTGGAAGAGGGCTACTACAACGTTGCCGTAACCGTAACCGTAACCGCCCGTCTCGGCGAAGAGCGCGTCATGTTCCTCAACGAAGTAACCCAAAGCGGCATCTTCCGTCTGGAAAACATCCCCGCAGACGACGAAAAACTGCTGCTGGGCGTGGCCTGTCCGAACATTCTGTTCCCGTATGCCCGCGAAACCGTCTCCTCCACCATTACCCGCGCCGGTTTCCCGCCCGTCATCCTTGCCCCGATCAACTTCGAGGCAATGTTCCAACAGCAGCAGGAACAGGGCAACGCTTAA
- a CDS encoding ABC transporter ATP-binding protein yields the protein MIKKIFSWFESRIETYPDEVSLRPGKTLFPFMWSATEGVRKWILILALMTAGIGVMEALLFQFMGKVVDWLGRYTPETLFAEKGWQLAAMAGMMVFGVLWIFVTSNVRLQTLQGVFPMRLRWNFHRLMLGQSLGFYQDEFAGRVSAKVMQTALALRDVVMTVADMVVYVLVYFITSGVILIALDGWLLLPFAGWLVGFVLVMKLLIPKLGKTAAAQADARSLMTGRITDAYSNITTVKLFSHGAREAAYAKQSMEEFMLTVHAQMRLATLLHTCSFIVNTSLTLSTAALGIWLWHQGQVGVGAVATATAMALRVNGLSQYIMWESARLFENIGTVSDGMDTLSKPQTILDKPAALPLKVGAGEIKFDHVDFSYEAGKPLLNGFNLTIKPGEKVGLIGRSGAGKSTIVNLLLRFYEPQSGTITIDGQNINDVTQESLRAQIGLVTQDTSLLHRSVRDNIVYGRPDATDEEMFSAAERAEAAGFIPNLSDAKGRRGYDAHVGERGVKLSGGQRQRIAIARVMLKDAPILLLDEATSALDSEVEAAIQESLDKMMDGKTVIAIAHRLSTIAAMDRLIVLDKGRIVEEGSHTELLAQNGLYAKLWSRQSGGFLSGHHD from the coding sequence ATGATTAAAAAAATATTTTCTTGGTTTGAAAGCCGCATCGAAACCTATCCCGACGAAGTGTCGCTGCGGCCGGGGAAAACGCTGTTTCCCTTTATGTGGTCGGCCACCGAGGGCGTGCGCAAGTGGATTCTGATACTCGCGCTGATGACGGCGGGCATCGGCGTGATGGAAGCGCTGCTGTTTCAGTTTATGGGCAAGGTGGTGGACTGGCTGGGCAGATACACGCCCGAGACGCTGTTTGCCGAAAAGGGCTGGCAGCTTGCCGCAATGGCGGGCATGATGGTGTTCGGCGTGCTGTGGATATTCGTTACTTCCAACGTGCGCCTGCAAACCTTGCAGGGCGTGTTTCCCATGCGCCTGCGCTGGAATTTCCACCGTCTGATGCTGGGGCAGAGCCTCGGTTTTTACCAAGACGAATTTGCCGGACGCGTGTCGGCCAAAGTAATGCAGACCGCGCTCGCGCTGCGCGACGTGGTGATGACCGTGGCCGATATGGTGGTGTATGTGCTGGTGTACTTCATCACTTCCGGCGTGATTCTGATCGCGCTCGACGGCTGGCTGCTGCTGCCTTTTGCCGGCTGGCTGGTCGGCTTTGTGCTGGTGATGAAGCTCTTGATTCCCAAGCTGGGCAAAACCGCCGCCGCGCAGGCCGACGCGCGTTCGCTGATGACCGGCCGCATCACCGATGCCTATTCCAATATCACCACGGTCAAGCTCTTCTCCCACGGCGCGCGCGAAGCGGCCTACGCCAAGCAGTCGATGGAAGAATTTATGCTGACGGTACACGCGCAGATGCGGCTGGCGACGCTGCTGCACACATGCAGCTTCATCGTGAACACCTCGCTCACGCTCTCCACCGCCGCGCTGGGCATCTGGCTCTGGCATCAGGGGCAGGTGGGCGTGGGCGCGGTGGCCACGGCAACCGCAATGGCCCTGCGCGTCAACGGCCTGTCGCAATACATCATGTGGGAATCCGCCCGCCTGTTTGAAAACATCGGCACGGTGTCCGACGGCATGGACACGCTCTCCAAACCGCAGACGATTTTGGACAAACCCGCCGCGCTGCCGCTCAAAGTGGGCGCGGGCGAAATCAAGTTCGACCACGTCGATTTCTCCTACGAAGCAGGCAAGCCCCTGCTCAACGGTTTCAACCTCACCATCAAACCGGGTGAAAAAGTCGGCCTTATCGGCCGCAGCGGCGCGGGCAAATCCACCATTGTGAACCTGCTGCTGCGCTTTTACGAGCCGCAAAGCGGCACCATCACCATCGACGGGCAAAACATCAACGACGTTACCCAAGAAAGCCTGCGCGCCCAAATCGGCCTGGTAACGCAGGACACCTCGCTGCTGCACCGCTCCGTGCGCGACAACATCGTGTACGGCCGCCCCGATGCCACCGACGAAGAAATGTTTTCCGCCGCCGAACGCGCCGAAGCCGCCGGCTTTATCCCCAACCTGTCCGATGCCAAAGGGCGGCGCGGCTACGATGCCCATGTGGGCGAGCGCGGCGTGAAACTTTCCGGCGGCCAGCGGCAGCGCATCGCCATTGCCCGCGTGATGCTCAAAGACGCACCGATACTGCTGCTGGACGAAGCCACCAGCGCACTTGATTCCGAAGTGGAAGCCGCCATTCAGGAAAGCCTCGACAAAATGATGGACGGCAAAACCGTTATCGCCATCGCCCACCGCCTCTCCACTATCGCCGCGATGGACAGGCTCATCGTGCTGGACAAAGGCCGCATCGTCGAAGAAGGCAGCCACACCGAACTTTTGGCGCAAAACGGCCTCTACGCCAAACTGTGGTCGCGCCAGAGCGGCGGCTTTTTGAGCGGGCACCACGATTAG
- the dprA gene encoding DNA-processing protein DprA, translating to MHGQNEREAWIKLALMPHIGSETFLQLVKHFGNALNAWQAGWDEVRPFLVRKQAQDAWANRRGEAERAAAAALRWEEGADCGLLLLCDDGFPTLLGEGLTPPPLLFVRGDTGLLRRPAVALVGSRHASPQAERIAHDFGRALSQQGITVVSGMAAGIDTAAHRGALQGAGGTIAVWGTGIDRIYPPSNKNLAYEIAAKGLVVSEFPLDTRPLAGNFPRRNRLIAALSQAVLVVEAALESGSLITARLAAEMGREVMAVPGSIDNPRSKGCHKLIKEGAKLTESLEDILSECPHLLPKDTASSYSINRETRHGGQTDIQTAAETQIQRPSEKTETPEKAAQNPSAPAQRQTEAENGLLAAMGYDPVHPDALAERLGLPAADIFAALLELELEGRVAAAAGGCYQRIG from the coding sequence ATGCACGGACAAAACGAACGCGAAGCCTGGATCAAGCTCGCCCTCATGCCCCACATCGGCTCGGAAACCTTTTTACAGCTGGTAAAACACTTCGGCAACGCCCTAAACGCATGGCAGGCGGGATGGGACGAAGTACGCCCGTTTCTCGTCCGCAAACAGGCGCAGGACGCATGGGCAAACCGGCGCGGCGAGGCCGAACGCGCCGCCGCCGCCGCCCTGCGCTGGGAAGAGGGCGCAGACTGCGGCCTGCTGCTGTTGTGCGACGACGGTTTTCCCACACTGCTCGGCGAAGGCCTGACCCCGCCGCCGCTGCTGTTTGTGCGCGGCGACACCGGATTGCTGCGCCGCCCCGCCGTTGCCCTGGTCGGCAGCCGCCACGCTTCCCCGCAGGCCGAACGCATCGCGCACGATTTCGGCCGCGCCCTTTCGCAGCAGGGCATTACCGTCGTCTCCGGCATGGCGGCAGGCATAGACACCGCCGCCCACCGTGGCGCATTGCAGGGCGCGGGCGGCACGATAGCCGTATGGGGCACCGGCATCGACCGCATCTACCCGCCGTCCAATAAAAACCTTGCCTACGAAATCGCCGCCAAAGGCCTGGTGGTCAGCGAATTTCCGTTGGACACCCGCCCGCTGGCCGGCAACTTTCCCCGCCGCAACCGCCTGATTGCCGCCCTGTCGCAGGCCGTGCTGGTAGTGGAAGCCGCCCTCGAATCCGGCTCGCTGATTACCGCGCGGCTGGCGGCGGAAATGGGGCGCGAAGTCATGGCCGTGCCCGGCTCGATTGACAACCCCCGCAGCAAAGGCTGCCACAAGCTCATCAAAGAGGGCGCGAAACTCACCGAATCGCTGGAAGACATTTTGAGCGAATGCCCGCACCTGTTGCCAAAAGACACGGCTTCATCATATTCTATAAATAGAGAAACACGGCACGGCGGCCAAACGGACATTCAGACGGCTGCCGAAACACAGATACAGAGGCCGTCTGAAAAGACGGAAACGCCGGAAAAAGCCGCGCAAAATCCGTCTGCTCCGGCGCAGCGGCAGACGGAGGCGGAAAACGGCCTGCTTGCGGCGATGGGCTACGATCCCGTCCATCCCGACGCGTTGGCCGAAAGGCTCGGCCTCCCCGCCGCCGACATCTTCGCCGCCCTGCTGGAACTCGAACTCGAAGGCCGCGTTGCCGCAGCCGCCGGCGGCTGCTACCAGAGAATCGGATAA
- a CDS encoding DUF494 family protein, with protein sequence MAELIAFLIEHFQNFADCPTGGDLCNILEEVGFGETEIRKILTLVDVLNEESQLQTGSQSAGGLRAYWPEEIERLPAEVRGLLHSLEQAGALDAGQREFVINALMFMPAEEITADTAKVMTLLVLWAQNAELPVLIGDELMAALHGQATMH encoded by the coding sequence ATGGCGGAACTGATAGCCTTTTTGATCGAACACTTCCAAAACTTTGCCGACTGCCCCACCGGCGGCGACCTGTGCAACATACTGGAAGAAGTCGGCTTCGGCGAAACCGAAATCCGGAAAATCCTGACCCTGGTCGACGTGCTGAACGAAGAATCGCAGCTGCAAACCGGCAGCCAGAGCGCGGGCGGCCTGCGCGCCTACTGGCCGGAGGAAATCGAACGCCTGCCCGCCGAAGTGCGCGGCCTGCTGCATTCGCTCGAACAGGCCGGCGCATTGGATGCCGGGCAGCGCGAATTCGTCATCAACGCCCTGATGTTCATGCCTGCCGAAGAAATTACTGCCGACACCGCCAAAGTCATGACCCTGCTGGTGTTGTGGGCGCAAAACGCCGAATTGCCCGTTTTAATCGGCGACGAACTGATGGCCGCCCTGCACGGGCAGGCCACCATGCACTAA
- the topA gene encoding type I DNA topoisomerase, giving the protein MAKNLVIVESPSKAKTLKKYLGGDFEILASYGHVRDLVPKNGAVDPDNNFAMKYELVSRNIKHVDAIVAAAREAQNLYLATDPDREGEAISWHLQEILKSKRGLKNISPQRVVFHEITKSAVLEAIAHPRGIEIDLVDAQQARRALDYLVGFNLSPLLWKKIRRGLSAGRVQSPALRLICERENEIRAFEAQEYWTVHLDSHKNRSKFTARLVQWQGEKLEQFSLPDEAAQSAVLKELEGREAVVAAVEKKKRSRNPAAPFTTSTMQQDAVRKLGMTTDRTMRTAQQLYEGIDVGQGATGLITYMRTDSVTLSDEALVEIRHYIENKIGKEYLPAAAKHYKTKSKNAQEAHEAIRPTSVYRTPESVKPFLTADQFKLYQMIWQRTVACQMTPAKFDQTTVDIAVGSGVFRVTGQVQTFAGFLSVYEEGTDDTDEGEENKKLPEMKEGEQLPVDNIYSEQHFTSPPPRFNEATLVKALEEFGIGRPSTYASIISTLKDREYVTLEQKRFMPTDTGEIVNKFLTEHFAQYVDYHFTAKLEDQLDEIASGKREWIPVMDKFWKPFHKQVEEKEGIERAKFTTEELDETCPKCGSHKLQIKFGKMGRFVACAGYPECSYTRNVNETAEEAAERIAKAEAEQAELDGRECPKCGGRLVYKYSRTGSKFIGCANYPKCKHIEPLEKPKDTGVECPQCKKGHLVERKSRYGKLFYSCSTYPDCNYATWNPPLAETCPKCQWPVLTVKTTKRWGVEKVCPQKDCGWKEQIEPPAPKA; this is encoded by the coding sequence ATGGCAAAAAACCTTGTAATCGTCGAATCGCCCTCAAAAGCCAAAACACTGAAAAAATATTTGGGTGGCGATTTTGAAATACTCGCATCCTACGGCCATGTACGCGATTTGGTGCCCAAAAACGGCGCAGTCGATCCCGACAACAACTTTGCCATGAAATACGAACTGGTTTCCCGCAACATCAAACATGTCGATGCCATCGTTGCCGCCGCCCGCGAGGCGCAAAACCTCTATCTCGCCACCGACCCGGACAGAGAAGGCGAGGCCATTTCCTGGCACTTGCAGGAAATTTTAAAATCCAAACGCGGCCTGAAAAACATCAGCCCGCAGCGCGTCGTGTTTCACGAAATCACCAAAAGCGCCGTACTCGAAGCCATCGCCCACCCGCGCGGCATCGAAATCGACCTTGTCGATGCCCAACAGGCACGGCGCGCGCTCGACTATCTCGTCGGCTTCAACCTTTCGCCGCTGTTGTGGAAAAAAATCCGCCGGGGCTTGAGTGCCGGCCGCGTACAAAGCCCCGCCCTGCGCCTGATTTGCGAACGAGAAAACGAAATCCGCGCTTTTGAAGCACAGGAATACTGGACCGTCCATCTCGACAGTCACAAAAACCGCAGCAAATTCACCGCCCGCCTCGTGCAATGGCAGGGCGAAAAACTCGAACAGTTTTCCCTGCCCGACGAAGCCGCACAGTCTGCCGTACTGAAAGAGCTGGAAGGCAGAGAAGCCGTTGTCGCCGCCGTAGAAAAGAAAAAGCGCAGCCGCAACCCCGCCGCGCCGTTTACCACCTCCACCATGCAGCAGGATGCCGTACGCAAACTCGGCATGACCACCGACCGCACCATGCGTACCGCCCAGCAGCTTTACGAAGGCATCGATGTCGGACAGGGCGCAACCGGCCTCATCACCTATATGCGTACCGACAGCGTTACCCTTTCCGACGAAGCGCTGGTCGAAATCCGCCACTACATCGAAAACAAAATCGGCAAAGAATACCTGCCCGCCGCCGCCAAACACTACAAAACCAAATCCAAAAACGCCCAAGAAGCCCACGAGGCCATACGTCCGACTTCGGTTTACCGCACGCCCGAAAGCGTGAAACCCTTTCTCACCGCCGACCAGTTCAAGCTGTACCAAATGATTTGGCAGCGCACCGTGGCCTGCCAGATGACGCCCGCCAAATTCGACCAGACCACCGTCGATATTGCCGTGGGCAGCGGCGTGTTCCGCGTAACCGGCCAAGTACAGACCTTTGCCGGTTTCTTGAGCGTGTATGAAGAAGGAACAGACGACACCGACGAAGGCGAAGAAAACAAAAAACTGCCCGAAATGAAAGAAGGCGAGCAACTGCCCGTCGACAACATCTACAGCGAACAACACTTCACCAGCCCGCCGCCGCGCTTCAACGAAGCCACACTGGTCAAAGCACTCGAAGAGTTCGGCATCGGCCGCCCCTCGACCTATGCCAGCATTATCTCCACCCTGAAAGACCGCGAATATGTAACGCTCGAACAAAAACGCTTCATGCCCACAGACACCGGCGAAATCGTCAACAAATTCCTCACCGAACACTTCGCCCAATACGTCGACTACCACTTCACCGCCAAACTCGAAGACCAGCTTGACGAAATCGCCAGCGGCAAACGAGAGTGGATACCCGTGATGGACAAATTCTGGAAGCCCTTCCACAAACAGGTTGAAGAAAAAGAAGGCATAGAACGCGCCAAATTCACCACCGAAGAGCTGGACGAAACCTGCCCCAAATGCGGCAGCCACAAACTGCAAATCAAATTCGGCAAAATGGGACGCTTCGTTGCCTGTGCCGGTTATCCCGAATGCAGCTACACACGCAACGTTAACGAAACCGCCGAAGAAGCCGCCGAGCGCATCGCCAAAGCCGAAGCCGAGCAGGCCGAGCTCGACGGGCGCGAGTGCCCCAAATGCGGCGGACGGCTGGTGTACAAATACAGCCGCACCGGCAGCAAATTCATCGGCTGCGCCAACTACCCCAAGTGCAAACACATCGAACCTTTGGAAAAACCCAAAGACACCGGCGTCGAATGCCCGCAATGCAAAAAAGGACATTTGGTCGAACGCAAATCGCGCTACGGCAAACTGTTTTACAGTTGCAGCACCTATCCCGACTGCAACTACGCCACTTGGAATCCGCCGCTGGCCGAAACCTGCCCCAAATGCCAATGGCCGGTATTGACCGTCAAAACCACCAAACGCTGGGGCGTGGAAAAAGTCTGCCCGCAGAAAGACTGCGGCTGGAAAGAGCAAATCGAACCGCCCGCACCGAAAGCCTGA
- a CDS encoding DUF4349 domain-containing protein has product MNIRPPVSLLLSAALLAACGAQEQDAESGQSEAPVAAYALPAAEKGGQESSARADSIILSQKPEGRQMVVEADISFKTKDSRQTLSELEKLALKYGGFVEKSRIEAETESERTYPQQDGTLLVVRRYGQYGSMTVRLPKEKTADFLRDIQPFVVFLENQSFAAADVALDIRRQALEAARQHSLAERLQQAASSAEKSSKSGTAEVLVRQSEARAEAEYARLQQAYWQDKVAFATLNLRFFQPESVFRYTRPDSDAEARQYAPSFWQSAGVMLKQGWAGFVRLSLLLAALWPLWLFSALFVVFWRIVRKRSIRKKV; this is encoded by the coding sequence ATGAATATACGCCCACCAGTTTCACTACTCTTGTCTGCCGCCCTCTTGGCCGCCTGCGGCGCACAGGAGCAAGATGCGGAAAGCGGACAATCCGAGGCTCCGGTCGCCGCGTATGCTCTGCCTGCGGCGGAAAAAGGCGGGCAGGAAAGTTCCGCCCGCGCCGACAGCATCATATTGTCGCAGAAGCCGGAAGGGCGGCAGATGGTGGTGGAAGCCGATATATCGTTTAAAACGAAAGACAGCCGCCAAACCTTGTCCGAATTGGAAAAGCTGGCTCTGAAATACGGCGGTTTCGTCGAAAAAAGCCGTATCGAAGCCGAAACCGAAAGCGAGCGCACCTATCCGCAGCAGGACGGTACGCTGCTGGTTGTCCGCCGCTACGGGCAATACGGCAGCATGACGGTGCGTCTGCCGAAAGAAAAAACAGCGGATTTTCTGCGCGACATACAGCCGTTTGTCGTATTTCTTGAAAACCAGTCATTTGCCGCCGCCGATGTCGCGCTAGACATACGCCGTCAGGCATTGGAAGCGGCGCGGCAGCACAGTTTGGCCGAACGCCTGCAACAAGCCGCTTCGTCTGCTGAAAAAAGCAGCAAAAGCGGTACTGCCGAAGTGCTGGTCAGACAGTCCGAAGCACGCGCAGAAGCGGAATATGCCCGATTGCAGCAGGCATATTGGCAGGACAAAGTGGCTTTCGCCACCCTCAACCTGCGGTTTTTCCAACCGGAATCCGTGTTCCGCTACACCCGTCCCGACAGCGATGCCGAGGCGCGGCAGTATGCGCCCTCGTTTTGGCAGTCGGCGGGCGTGATGTTGAAGCAGGGCTGGGCGGGATTCGTGCGGCTGTCCCTTTTGCTGGCCGCGCTGTGGCCGCTGTGGCTGTTTTCAGCCCTGTTCGTAGTCTTCTGGCGCATTGTCCGCAAACGCAGCATCAGAAAGAAAGTATGA